In Mycobacteriales bacterium, the sequence CGCCCACCAGGTCGACGTCCATGCTCCCGGCGAGCGCGTAGGCCACCACCAGCGGCGGCGACGCGAGGTAGTTCATCTTCACGTCGGCGTTGATGCGGCCCTCGAAGTTGCGGTTGCCCGACAGGACCGCGGCGACGGCGAGGTCGGCGTCGTTGACCGCAGTGCTCACCGCGTCCGGCAGTGGCCCGGAGTTGCCGATGCAGGTCGTGCAGCCGTAGCCCACCAGGTTGAAGCCGAGCTTCTCCAGGTAGGGGATCAGCCCGGCCCGCTCGTAGTAGTCCATGACGACCTTCGACCCCGGGGCGAGCGTCGTCTTGACCCACGGCTTGCTGGCCAGGCCGCGCTCGACCGCCTTCTTGGCCAGCAGCGCCGCGCCGAGCATGACCTGCGGGTTGGAGGTGTTGGTGCACGACGTGATGGCGGCGATCACGACGGCGCCGTGATCGATCTCGGTCCTGGTGCCGTCCTCGAGCACCACCGGAGTCGGACGGCTGGTCCGCCCGGAGCCGTTGCTCGACGGCGCGTCCGACGCCGGGAAGGACTCCTTGCCGGTCTCGTCGTCGTCCTCGACGTAGTCCGGCAGGACGTCGCGGAACCCTGCCTTGGCGTCGGAGAGGGCGATCCGGTCCTGCGGCCGCTTCGGCCCGGCGATCGACGGGACGACGGTGGCCAGGTCCAGCTCGAGCGTCTCCGAATACTCCGTCGACGCCGTCGGGTCGTGCCAGAGCCCCTGCTCCTTGCTGTAGGCCTCGACCAGCGCCACCTGCTCCTCGCTGCGGCCGGTGAACCGCAGGTAGCGGATGGTCTCCTCGTCGATCGGGAAGATCGCGCAGGTCGACCCGTACTCCGGGCTCATGTTGCCGATCGTCGCCCGGTTGGCCAGCGGGACGGCCGCGACGCCCGGGCCGAAGAACTCCACGAACTTCCCGACGACGCCGTGGGCGCGCAGCATCTCGGTGATCGTGAGGACGAGGTCGGTGGCGGTCGCGCCCTCCGGCATCGCGCCGGAGAGCCGGAACCCGACCACGGAGGGAACGAGCATGCTGACCGGCTGGCCGAGCATGGCCGCCTCGGCCTCGATGCCGCCGACGCCCCAGCCGAGCACGCCGAGCCCGTTGACCATCGTCGTATGCGAGTCGGTGCCGACCAGTGTGTCTGGGTAGGCCACGCCGTCGCGGGAGAACACGACGCGGGCGAGGTGCTCGATGTTGACCTGGTGGACGATGCCGGTGCCCGGCGGTACCACCTTGAACTCGTCGAACGCGGTCTGTCCCCACCGCAGGAACTGGTAGCGCTCCCCGTTGCGCTCGTACTCCAGTTCGACGTTGCGCTCGAAGGAGTCGGGCGCGCCGAAAACGTCGGCGATCACCGAGTGGTCGATGACCAGCTCCGCCGGAGCCAGCGGGTTGATCTTCGTCGGATCGCCGCCCAGGGCCTTCATCGCCTCCCGCATCGCGGCCAGGTCGACGACGGCCGGCACGCCGGTGAAGTCCTGCATGACGACGCGGGCCGGGGTGAACTGGATCTCGCGGGACGGCCGAGCCGTCGGGTCCCACGCGGCCAGGGCGCGGACGTCGTCAGCGGTGGTCCGGACGCCGTCCTCGGTGCGGAGCAGGTTCTCCAGCAGGATCTTGAGGGAGTACGGCAGCCGGTCCGCGCCGTCGACGGCGGCCAGCCGGTAGATCTCGTGGTGGGTTCCGTCGACGTCGAGCGTGCCGCGGGCACCGAAGCTGTCCTGGCTGGTCGCGCT encodes:
- the acnA gene encoding aconitate hydratase AcnA — encoded protein: MSSATSQDSFGARGTLDVDGTHHEIYRLAAVDGADRLPYSLKILLENLLRTEDGVRTTADDVRALAAWDPTARPSREIQFTPARVVMQDFTGVPAVVDLAAMREAMKALGGDPTKINPLAPAELVIDHSVIADVFGAPDSFERNVELEYERNGERYQFLRWGQTAFDEFKVVPPGTGIVHQVNIEHLARVVFSRDGVAYPDTLVGTDSHTTMVNGLGVLGWGVGGIEAEAAMLGQPVSMLVPSVVGFRLSGAMPEGATATDLVLTITEMLRAHGVVGKFVEFFGPGVAAVPLANRATIGNMSPEYGSTCAIFPIDEETIRYLRFTGRSEEQVALVEAYSKEQGLWHDPTASTEYSETLELDLATVVPSIAGPKRPQDRIALSDAKAGFRDVLPDYVEDDDETGKESFPASDAPSSNGSGRTSRPTPVVLEDGTRTEIDHGAVVIAAITSCTNTSNPQVMLGAALLAKKAVERGLASKPWVKTTLAPGSKVVMDYYERAGLIPYLEKLGFNLVGYGCTTCIGNSGPLPDAVSTAVNDADLAVAAVLSGNRNFEGRINADVKMNYLASPPLVVAYALAGSMDVDLVGEPLGADPDGHPVYLRDIWPTSQEIEHVIDSAIASEMFTRDYADVFAGDERWAALQTPEGDAFAWDPESTYVRRPPYFEGMQAEPAPVEDISGARVLAKLGDSVTTDHISPAGAIKTDSPAGAYLTEHGVQRRDFNSYGSRRGNHEVMIRGTFANIRLRNQLVPGVEGGMTRNLLTGEQATIYDAAMDYAEAGVPLIVLAGKEYGSGSSRDWAAKGTTLLGVRAVLAESFERIHRSNLLGMGVLPLQFAEGETAATLKLTGEETFSITGIAAINDGDTPHEVTVRADDTEFTAIVRIDTPGEAAYFRHGGIMPYVLRSLRDAD